The genomic DNA AGGGAAGCGGCGCGTGGGATGAACAGTCAGCGGTCTGCCGGGCGCTGCGTCATGCGCGCAAGGAATTCGGCACGCACGTGACGTTGGTCAGCGACGTCTGTTTGTGCGCCTATACCGATCACGGCCATTGCGCCATTCTGCGCGAGTGTGATGGCGGTGTTGTGGATCGTGACCCCGAGCGCACGCTCACGGCTTTAGCTCGTAGTGCATGCGCGCATGCTGACGCGGGTGCTGACTGGGTCGCGCCCTCAGCTATGGCGCGCCATCAGGTCAGCGCAATACGCCGGGCGCTTGACGATACCGGGATGCACGCCGTGCGTGTGATGGGATATTCGGCAAAGTTTGATTCAAATTTCTACGGGCCGTTTCGAAATGCCGCACGCAGCGCGCCGCGTTTTGGCGATCGCAAATCCTATCAACTGGATGGCGCTGATCGTGCCGGGGCGTTGGCCCGTATTCGCGAAGATGAGTCGGAAGGTGCGGCCATGGTCATCGTCAAGCCAGCGCTTGCCTATCTGGATATCATTTCTGACGCGGCCGGGGCAGTGAAGGTGCCTGTGGCTGCGTATAATGTCAGCGGCGAATACACGATGGTCAAGGAAGGTGCTCGAAAAGGTCTGTGGCGTGAGCGTGCGATGGTCGAGGAACTGATGACGTCGATTGCCCGCGCAGGCGCCAGCACCATTATTAGCTACCATGCGCGGGAATTGATGACGTGGCGCAAGGAGCGCGGATTACACCCTGAATATTGCCGTGCACTAACGGACGGGTTCCAGCGTTCCTGCGGAAAGGATTTCCACCCCGTTTCAAAAATGGTACTATTCCCGCATTCTTTTTCTT from Lentisphaerota bacterium includes the following:
- the hemB gene encoding porphobilinogen synthase → MAAATYLYPYFVTEKPRARERIPHFPGVYRWGVDTLLRDMQASVDAGVRAFLLFGVPQRKDREGSGAWDEQSAVCRALRHARKEFGTHVTLVSDVCLCAYTDHGHCAILRECDGGVVDRDPERTLTALARSACAHADAGADWVAPSAMARHQVSAIRRALDDTGMHAVRVMGYSAKFDSNFYGPFRNAARSAPRFGDRKSYQLDGADRAGALARIREDESEGAAMVIVKPALAYLDIISDAAGAVKVPVAAYNVSGEYTMVKEGARKGLWRERAMVEELMTSIARAGASTIISYHARELMTWRKERGLHPEYCRALTDGFQRSCGKDFHPVSKMVLFPHSFSWPTTGE